In Bacillus cytotoxicus NVH 391-98, the following are encoded in one genomic region:
- a CDS encoding nucleotidyltransferase domain-containing protein, with protein MKAIEAAQNIIEVRFPNCDVALLGGSVARGEETITSDLDIVVLDRKLPSCYRESFFCNGWPVEVFVHNFETYKQYFKSDCERGRPTLPQLVLEGIMLKGEKEIVSHVKKEAQQLLEKGPETWTEEIIRRKRYFLTDALDDFIGATKREEELFIANLLADLLHEFVLRVNRQWVGNSKWFFRVLRKYDETFAEAFVAAFDYFYRTGEKRELIYFIEQTLDRYGGRLFEGFSIGKDR; from the coding sequence ATGAAAGCGATTGAGGCTGCACAAAACATAATCGAAGTTCGATTTCCAAATTGTGATGTTGCTTTATTAGGAGGTAGCGTTGCAAGAGGAGAAGAAACAATAACATCAGATCTCGACATCGTTGTATTAGATAGAAAGCTGCCGTCTTGTTATCGAGAATCATTCTTTTGCAACGGTTGGCCAGTTGAGGTGTTTGTACATAATTTTGAAACCTATAAACAATATTTTAAAAGTGATTGTGAGAGGGGAAGACCAACGCTTCCTCAACTTGTTTTAGAAGGCATTATGTTAAAGGGAGAAAAGGAAATCGTGTCACATGTGAAGAAGGAAGCGCAGCAATTATTAGAGAAAGGTCCTGAAACTTGGACAGAAGAAATAATTAGAAGAAAGCGCTATTTCCTTACAGACGCATTAGATGATTTTATTGGTGCAACAAAAAGGGAGGAGGAATTGTTTATTGCAAATCTCCTAGCAGATTTATTACATGAATTTGTACTGAGAGTAAATAGACAATGGGTTGGAAATTCAAAATGGTTTTTTCGTGTGTTAAGAAAATATGATGAAACATTTGCTGAAGCGTTTGTAGCGGCGTTTGATTATTTTTATAGAACTGGAGAAAAGAGAGAGCTTATTTATTTTATTGAACAAACATTAGATCGTTATGGAGGGAGATTGTTTGAAGGATTTTCGATTGGGAAAGATAGATAA
- a CDS encoding AI-2E family transporter produces the protein MKSKVHFWTLEVLMVVGIIFICTKISFLFQPIGIFISTLFFPILIALFLYFIFNPVLVFLENQKVPRNLAVLLLYVFIITLTAVAIGVVVPTVSQQLMELVKNLPNYIKEGKIYIQELSHHRLFEWLTTQDYISIETIEKNAVEYLKDIPNTITSSATALFGIITNVALVIFTVPFILFYMFKDGHAFPRKAVSFLPESYREEGLRIIKETNETLSAYIQGQALVCLFVGAFTFIGYFIIGLPYAFILGIIAAFTNIIPNLGPFIGAAPAVIVGLFVSPMQAVWVILVVTIVQQFESNIISPRIMSSKLNIHPLTVIVLILGVGNFAGIIGMILAVPAYAVTKTVVSNLVRLFKTKRSSRK, from the coding sequence TTGAAATCGAAAGTGCACTTTTGGACATTGGAAGTGCTGATGGTTGTAGGAATTATATTTATTTGCACAAAAATATCGTTTTTATTTCAACCAATTGGCATATTTATTTCAACTTTATTTTTCCCAATCTTAATTGCTTTGTTTCTATATTTTATATTCAATCCTGTGTTAGTATTTTTAGAGAATCAAAAAGTTCCTAGAAATTTAGCAGTTTTACTGTTGTATGTTTTTATTATTACATTAACTGCAGTGGCAATTGGTGTAGTTGTTCCGACAGTTTCACAACAGCTAATGGAATTAGTGAAAAACTTACCAAATTACATTAAGGAGGGAAAAATATACATACAAGAACTATCTCATCATAGGCTATTTGAATGGCTGACTACACAAGATTACATTTCTATTGAAACAATTGAAAAAAATGCAGTGGAATATTTGAAAGATATACCAAATACGATTACGTCGAGTGCAACGGCTTTATTTGGTATCATTACAAATGTCGCGTTAGTTATATTTACTGTACCATTTATCCTGTTTTACATGTTCAAAGATGGACATGCTTTTCCTAGAAAGGCTGTTAGCTTTTTGCCAGAATCGTACCGTGAAGAAGGACTGCGTATTATAAAAGAAACAAATGAAACTTTATCTGCATATATACAAGGACAAGCACTTGTTTGTTTATTTGTAGGAGCATTTACATTTATCGGATATTTCATTATTGGATTGCCGTATGCATTCATTTTAGGAATCATAGCGGCATTCACAAACATTATTCCAAACTTAGGTCCATTTATTGGAGCTGCACCCGCTGTTATTGTTGGATTATTTGTATCGCCAATGCAAGCTGTTTGGGTAATCTTAGTTGTAACGATTGTTCAACAATTTGAAAGTAACATTATTTCACCGCGTATTATGAGTTCGAAGTTGAACATTCATCCTTTGACAGTTATCGTATTAATCTTAGGAGTAGGGAACTTTGCTGGAATTATTGGAATGATTTTAGCTGTGCCAGCTTATGCGGTTACAAAAACAGTTGTTTCTAATTTAGTAAGATTATTTAAGACGAAACGGAGTAGCCGAAAATAG
- a CDS encoding MBL fold metallo-hydrolase codes for MKIIELPIEFNRQKNYIYPSLIILNNELTLVDTGYTNSLSLIENEILKNGYEVKNLKNIIITHYDDDHIGSLYDFKEKYPWINIIASERESKYISGEIKSERLVQAEEMLEHMTIKEIEFGKWFVQQLKNLKHVSIDEKVHDGDMILDNKCRIVATPGHTSGHISLYFPSLKSVITGDAAVNEDDELIIANPQFCLNIEKAQQSLRKIKNLKAETYYCYHGGKVTL; via the coding sequence ATGAAAATAATAGAGCTACCCATTGAATTTAATAGGCAAAAAAATTACATTTATCCTAGCTTAATTATATTGAATAATGAACTAACTTTGGTCGATACAGGGTATACAAATTCCCTGTCTTTAATTGAAAACGAAATTTTAAAAAATGGATACGAAGTGAAGAATTTAAAGAATATAATCATTACTCACTATGATGATGATCATATAGGCTCCCTTTATGATTTCAAGGAAAAATATCCTTGGATTAACATTATAGCTAGTGAAAGGGAATCAAAATACATTAGTGGTGAAATAAAGTCAGAGAGATTAGTTCAAGCTGAGGAAATGCTTGAACATATGACAATTAAAGAAATCGAATTTGGTAAATGGTTTGTACAACAATTAAAGAATTTGAAGCATGTTTCAATTGATGAAAAGGTACATGATGGCGATATGATTCTAGATAACAAATGTAGAATAGTAGCAACGCCGGGGCATACTTCAGGGCATATTTCATTGTATTTTCCAAGTTTAAAAAGTGTAATTACAGGTGATGCAGCTGTTAATGAGGATGATGAATTAATCATTGCCAATCCACAATTCTGTTTAAACATTGAGAAAGCGCAACAGTCTTTGAGAAAGATTAAAAATCTTAAAGCTGAAACTTACTATTGTTATCATGGGGGGAAAGTCACTTTATAA
- a CDS encoding GNAT family N-acetyltransferase, translated as MLERIENIGQNMVHILKFAVGPSELSLQKAIHFYTKKQQAILYKYGECACVGMELIGENKARLCHIAVSKANRHQGLASYMIKEIIRIHQLVYLEAETDYEAVEFYRKCGWIITSLGEKYPGVERFQCYWK; from the coding sequence ATGTTAGAACGAATTGAAAACATAGGACAAAACATGGTACATATATTGAAGTTTGCAGTTGGTCCCTCGGAGCTCAGTTTACAAAAAGCAATTCATTTTTATACAAAAAAACAGCAGGCCATATTATATAAATATGGAGAGTGTGCTTGTGTTGGAATGGAACTGATAGGTGAAAACAAAGCAAGATTATGTCATATTGCTGTTTCAAAAGCGAATCGTCATCAAGGACTTGCTTCTTATATGATAAAGGAAATCATTCGAATACATCAATTAGTCTACTTAGAAGCCGAAACAGACTATGAAGCAGTTGAGTTTTATAGAAAATGTGGATGGATTATTACAAGCTTAGGAGAAAAATATCCAGGTGTGGAAAGATTTCAGTGTTATTGGAAATGA
- a CDS encoding GNAT family N-acetyltransferase has translation MIRILTKEDALQYWDLRLQALQMSPGAFVTTYEEALQKEKPLEEIKRNLSSNTSYTFGAFQNDNQLVGVVTLLLEQKAVYKHKGHLVAMYVDHRSRGRGIAKALIEALIEKAKGIDIEQIHLGVVSDNNAAKKLYQSIGFRTYGIEKNALKMNGMYHDDEYMVLFL, from the coding sequence ATGATTCGTATTTTAACAAAAGAAGACGCGTTACAATATTGGGACTTGCGTTTACAAGCATTACAAATGAGTCCAGGTGCATTTGTAACCACTTACGAAGAAGCGCTACAAAAAGAAAAACCTCTTGAAGAGATTAAGCGAAATTTAAGTTCAAATACTAGTTACACATTTGGTGCTTTTCAGAACGATAATCAACTGGTAGGGGTAGTAACGTTATTGCTAGAGCAAAAAGCGGTATATAAGCACAAGGGCCATCTTGTTGCGATGTATGTTGATCATCGAAGTAGAGGAAGAGGAATTGCGAAAGCATTAATTGAAGCATTAATAGAAAAGGCAAAAGGAATAGACATAGAGCAAATCCATTTAGGAGTCGTTTCCGATAACAACGCAGCAAAGAAACTGTATCAATCTATCGGCTTTAGAACGTATGGAATAGAAAAAAATGCGCTAAAAATGAACGGTATGTACCATGATGACGAATATATGGTGTTATTTTTGTGA
- a CDS encoding aliphatic sulfonate ABC transporter substrate-binding protein: MQNKKNILIYFTLGILLLLTGCQSKAVSEKNEKGDLTIQIGIQQGLSPLLLAQKKGWFEEEFEKVGVKVKWTEFQSGPPYFEAIASNRLDFGEVGNSPVISAQAANIEFTEIANTSYARKGTGILVKKDSKITSIKDLKGKKVAVAKGSSAFNLLYRALEKEGLDAKDVGVIQLQPDEAQPAFESGSVDAWAIWDPFISLHTLKKGAKVIVDGDTLNIPSPEFIVARTKFAKEHPELVVTFLKVYEKARVWQESHFEEAVNIYASAKKIDPEIVKEVFHHDKPILVPITKDIIKEQQKTADFQYKLHSIKKKIKPAEVVDNTYIEKALKSE, from the coding sequence GTGCAGAATAAAAAGAATATATTGATTTATTTCACTTTAGGAATACTCCTTTTATTGACGGGGTGTCAAAGCAAGGCAGTAAGTGAAAAAAATGAGAAGGGAGATCTAACAATTCAAATTGGTATACAGCAAGGGTTAAGTCCACTATTACTCGCACAGAAAAAGGGATGGTTTGAAGAAGAGTTTGAAAAAGTTGGTGTAAAAGTAAAGTGGACGGAATTTCAAAGTGGTCCTCCTTATTTTGAAGCGATTGCCTCAAATCGTTTAGACTTTGGGGAAGTTGGAAACTCACCGGTTATCTCCGCACAAGCTGCGAATATTGAATTCACAGAAATTGCAAATACGAGCTATGCAAGAAAAGGTACAGGGATTCTTGTGAAAAAAGATAGCAAAATTACAAGTATAAAAGATTTAAAAGGGAAAAAAGTTGCCGTGGCAAAAGGAAGTAGCGCATTTAATTTATTATACCGTGCGTTAGAGAAAGAAGGATTAGATGCAAAAGATGTCGGTGTTATTCAGCTACAACCTGATGAAGCACAGCCAGCTTTTGAATCAGGATCGGTAGATGCATGGGCAATCTGGGATCCATTTATATCATTACATACATTAAAAAAGGGGGCAAAGGTGATTGTAGATGGTGATACATTAAACATCCCATCACCAGAATTTATTGTTGCAAGAACAAAGTTTGCGAAAGAACACCCAGAACTCGTTGTGACGTTTCTGAAAGTATATGAAAAAGCGCGAGTGTGGCAGGAGTCTCATTTTGAAGAGGCAGTCAATATTTATGCTTCCGCAAAGAAAATTGATCCTGAAATTGTAAAAGAAGTATTTCATCACGACAAACCTATTTTAGTACCAATTACGAAAGACATTATAAAAGAACAGCAAAAGACGGCTGATTTTCAATATAAACTGCATTCTATTAAAAAGAAAATTAAGCCTGCCGAAGTTGTAGATAATACGTATATTGAAAAAGCATTGAAATCGGAGTAA
- the ssuD gene encoding FMNH2-dependent alkanesulfonate monooxygenase, giving the protein MEILWFIPAYGDGRYLGTTKRGRAAEYGYYKQVAQAADYLGYSGVLLPTGQGCEDPWVLASALAAETEKLRFLVAVRPGIMSPTVAARMASTFDRISDGRLLINVVAGGDPVELQGDGLFLDHDARYDATDEFLKVWKSVLQGEQVSLEGEYIQVKDSKVVFPPVQSPHPPIYFGGSSDAGKAVAAEHCDVYLTWGEQPAQVEQKIKEVKKLAEAKGRTVRFGIRLHVIVRETEEEAWKDAERCIQYVDDATIELAQKTFARYESVGQKRMTRLNKGTREALEISPNLWAGIGLIRGGAGTALVGDPHTVAKRIKEYEELGIDTFILSGYPHLEEAYQVAELLFPLLPVSQNEKDKIVGEMIADAYALEKK; this is encoded by the coding sequence ATGGAAATATTATGGTTTATTCCAGCTTATGGTGATGGCAGGTATTTAGGTACGACAAAAAGAGGGAGAGCTGCTGAATACGGATATTATAAGCAAGTTGCACAAGCAGCTGATTATTTAGGATATAGCGGTGTATTACTTCCTACGGGACAAGGATGTGAAGACCCTTGGGTGTTAGCTTCAGCACTTGCTGCTGAAACGGAAAAATTACGTTTTTTAGTTGCGGTAAGGCCAGGGATTATGTCACCAACAGTTGCAGCGAGAATGGCGTCAACATTTGATCGGATTTCAGATGGACGTCTTCTTATTAATGTTGTAGCGGGAGGAGATCCAGTTGAACTACAGGGAGATGGCCTATTTTTAGATCATGATGCAAGGTATGATGCTACAGATGAGTTTTTAAAGGTTTGGAAATCAGTTTTGCAAGGGGAACAAGTCTCTTTAGAAGGAGAATATATTCAAGTAAAAGATAGTAAAGTTGTGTTTCCACCTGTTCAATCTCCGCATCCGCCGATTTACTTTGGTGGATCATCAGATGCTGGAAAAGCTGTAGCAGCAGAACATTGTGATGTATATTTAACATGGGGAGAACAGCCAGCGCAGGTAGAACAAAAAATAAAAGAAGTAAAAAAATTGGCGGAAGCAAAAGGGCGTACAGTTCGCTTCGGTATCCGGTTACATGTCATCGTAAGAGAGACAGAAGAAGAAGCTTGGAAAGATGCGGAACGATGTATTCAATATGTAGACGATGCCACAATTGAACTCGCTCAAAAAACATTTGCACGTTATGAATCAGTTGGACAAAAGCGTATGACACGTTTAAATAAAGGAACGAGAGAGGCCTTGGAGATTAGCCCGAATTTATGGGCTGGTATTGGATTAATACGGGGAGGCGCTGGAACAGCTCTTGTTGGGGATCCACATACAGTGGCGAAGAGAATAAAAGAATATGAAGAACTAGGTATAGATACATTTATTTTATCTGGTTACCCACATTTAGAAGAAGCCTATCAAGTAGCTGAACTGCTATTTCCGCTTTTACCGGTATCCCAAAATGAGAAAGATAAAATTGTTGGAGAAATGATTGCGGATGCCTATGCATTAGAAAAGAAATAA
- a CDS encoding aminoglycoside N(3)-acetyltransferase: MKINDIVAETDFPNTIETITNDLRKLGIQKGMTVIVHSSLSSIGWVCGGAVAVVEALMNVITEEGTIVMPTQTSDLSDPKNWARPPVPKNWWSIIRENVPAFHPDITPTRAMGKIVECFRTYPNVKRSSHPLNSFAAWGKHAEWITADHSLSFSFGEASPLKKIYDLDGYVLLIGVGYDSNTSIHLSEIRAGACEFIKEGAPIIENGVSVWKEFDEIDYDPEPFVKIGTEFEQTNAVQIGKIGNATCRVMKQREIIDYSTAWLRSKNK; encoded by the coding sequence ATGAAAATAAATGATATAGTAGCGGAAACAGATTTCCCAAATACCATTGAAACGATCACAAATGATTTAAGGAAATTAGGGATACAGAAAGGAATGACAGTGATTGTACATTCTTCGCTTAGTTCAATAGGATGGGTGTGCGGTGGAGCAGTTGCGGTGGTGGAAGCATTAATGAACGTAATTACGGAAGAGGGAACGATTGTAATGCCAACGCAAACATCTGATTTGTCGGATCCAAAAAATTGGGCTCGACCACCAGTTCCAAAAAACTGGTGGTCCATAATTCGTGAGAATGTGCCTGCCTTTCATCCGGATATTACTCCAACAAGAGCGATGGGGAAAATTGTAGAGTGTTTTCGTACATACCCAAATGTAAAGCGAAGTAGTCATCCGTTAAATAGTTTCGCTGCTTGGGGGAAACATGCAGAATGGATTACAGCGGACCATTCACTGTCATTTAGTTTCGGTGAAGCATCTCCATTAAAGAAAATATATGATTTAGATGGATATGTATTATTAATAGGAGTTGGCTATGATTCGAATACATCTATTCATTTATCAGAAATACGTGCTGGGGCGTGTGAATTTATAAAAGAAGGAGCGCCTATTATTGAAAATGGGGTTAGCGTCTGGAAAGAGTTTGATGAAATAGACTATGACCCTGAACCATTTGTTAAGATTGGGACAGAATTTGAACAAACAAATGCTGTTCAAATTGGAAAGATTGGAAATGCAACGTGCAGAGTCATGAAGCAGAGAGAGATTATCGATTATAGTACAGCGTGGCTTCGCTCGAAAAATAAGTAA
- a CDS encoding YrzI family small protein, with product MKFKVFFLTISIQKRPLSEVEVKQEQQYKKIVEEIRNRRSTYCRFL from the coding sequence ATGAAATTTAAAGTATTCTTTTTAACGATTTCAATTCAAAAGAGACCTTTATCTGAAGTAGAAGTGAAGCAAGAACAACAATATAAAAAAATTGTTGAGGAAATTCGTAATCGCCGAAGTACCTATTGCAGATTCTTATAA
- a CDS encoding YrzI family small protein, producing MKFKIFFLTIIIQKNKLSKSELLHEQQIHKAVNDIKIRQSLYCSRL from the coding sequence ATGAAATTTAAAATATTCTTTTTGACCATTATTATACAAAAAAATAAGCTCTCAAAATCTGAATTGTTGCATGAACAACAAATTCATAAGGCAGTCAATGACATAAAAATACGCCAAAGCCTTTACTGTAGTCGCTTATAA
- a CDS encoding YrzI family small protein, with protein sequence MTFHIFFFTITLQKRTLSEEEILRKQQLKQTMEEIIDRKSLYYTQMY encoded by the coding sequence ATGACCTTTCATATCTTCTTTTTTACAATTACCCTTCAGAAAAGAACATTGTCTGAAGAAGAGATTTTGCGAAAACAGCAGTTAAAACAAACGATGGAGGAAATAATCGACCGTAAAAGTTTGTACTATACTCAAATGTATTAA
- a CDS encoding YrzI family small protein, with translation MTFRVLFLSITIQRTTTSEADLAHHEQIENAMNEMKERQTLYCDHL, from the coding sequence ATGACTTTTCGCGTATTGTTTTTAAGTATTACGATTCAAAGAACTACGACTTCTGAAGCTGATTTAGCTCATCATGAGCAGATTGAAAATGCTATGAATGAAATGAAAGAGCGTCAAACACTTTATTGTGATCATCTATAA
- a CDS encoding HNH endonuclease has product MAQCIICRKETKELSEQHVIPEILCGYYFTNSVCDSCHEHLTIHVDRPLIRHKLSQYKIEQMKQQLDSPLYIKEYGQELAAAETDVTETKDEIHYSNSLIMKLCKKHDISLHNEIWKEERVTKVASSIQRELLLDNRKYKMSILKMAYTFAVQTIDGYFYDPDAIEISAILSNADFFELKEKSIVRDLSKSSLWNTLNTKSDNHYFILLSDTDGLFCFVRLFNIFDVVVHLSQKAYHLPSPMIGVNDVQNQSFYIESLKEYMNHLFMEKRPSTHISS; this is encoded by the coding sequence ATGGCGCAATGTATCATTTGCCGAAAAGAAACGAAAGAACTTAGTGAACAACACGTCATTCCAGAGATATTATGTGGATATTATTTCACAAATTCAGTTTGTGATTCCTGCCATGAACATCTTACAATACATGTTGATCGCCCATTAATTAGACATAAACTTAGCCAATATAAAATTGAACAAATGAAACAACAACTTGACTCTCCTCTTTACATAAAAGAATATGGACAAGAATTAGCTGCGGCGGAAACAGACGTTACCGAGACAAAAGATGAAATTCATTATTCTAACTCACTTATTATGAAACTATGTAAAAAACACGATATTTCACTACATAATGAAATTTGGAAAGAAGAACGCGTTACAAAAGTGGCCAGCTCCATTCAACGTGAATTACTTTTGGATAATCGAAAATATAAAATGAGCATTTTAAAAATGGCTTACACTTTCGCTGTTCAAACAATAGATGGCTATTTTTATGACCCGGATGCAATTGAAATTTCCGCCATTCTATCCAACGCGGACTTCTTTGAATTAAAGGAAAAAAGTATTGTTCGCGACTTAAGTAAAAGTTCGTTATGGAATACATTAAATACAAAAAGTGACAATCACTACTTTATTTTATTAAGTGATACAGACGGTTTATTCTGCTTCGTCCGTCTATTTAATATTTTTGATGTTGTTGTTCATCTTTCTCAAAAAGCGTATCATCTCCCTTCTCCAATGATTGGTGTGAATGATGTTCAAAACCAATCATTCTACATAGAAAGTTTAAAAGAATACATGAATCATTTATTTATGGAAAAAAGACCATCTACACATATTTCATCATAA
- a CDS encoding ABC transporter permease produces the protein MAHSRKKNVSLLIRAIIIPTIVLLIWQFAGFLELVSKTVLPTPWDIFLAFQSLVQTGELFNHLSISVFRAAVGFFIGGSLGVVLGTIVGFSTRSEQYLDPSIQMLRTVPHLAVAPLFVLWFGFGETSKVLLIADGAFFPLYVNTFLGIRGVDSKLFDVARVLEFSKRKLITKLIIPAALPNLLLGARLSLGVAWVSLVVAELMGSTEGIGYMIMDARQFSNTDIVFVGIIIFAFVGKFSDSLVRLLEVRCLKWRDNYKGESGV, from the coding sequence ATGGCTCATTCTCGTAAAAAGAATGTTTCTCTCTTGATACGAGCAATTATTATACCGACTATCGTATTGCTGATTTGGCAATTCGCAGGATTTTTGGAGCTTGTTTCTAAAACAGTTTTACCGACACCGTGGGATATTTTTCTAGCTTTTCAGAGCCTTGTTCAGACGGGGGAATTGTTTAATCATTTAAGTATTAGTGTGTTTCGAGCAGCTGTTGGCTTTTTCATTGGCGGTAGTCTAGGGGTTGTTTTAGGAACAATTGTTGGTTTTTCAACAAGAAGCGAGCAATATTTAGATCCTTCGATACAAATGCTCAGAACTGTACCACATTTAGCTGTGGCACCATTATTTGTTTTATGGTTTGGGTTTGGCGAAACATCAAAAGTATTACTGATTGCCGATGGGGCTTTTTTTCCTTTATATGTGAATACGTTTTTAGGAATTCGTGGTGTAGACTCCAAGTTATTTGATGTTGCTAGAGTATTAGAATTTAGTAAAAGGAAGTTAATTACAAAGCTCATTATACCGGCTGCCTTACCAAATTTATTATTAGGTGCCAGATTATCTCTAGGTGTTGCATGGGTGAGCTTAGTGGTAGCGGAACTTATGGGCTCAACGGAAGGAATTGGCTATATGATTATGGATGCGAGACAATTTTCTAATACAGATATTGTTTTTGTAGGAATTATTATTTTTGCATTTGTAGGGAAATTTTCAGATTCACTCGTTCGTTTATTGGAAGTGAGATGTTTGAAATGGAGGGATAATTATAAAGGAGAGTCTGGAGTTTAA
- a CDS encoding putative holin-like toxin produces MSEITLLLQGGLFLVALLTFVVVLIDKLKK; encoded by the coding sequence GTGAGCGAGATTACGTTACTACTGCAAGGTGGATTATTTCTCGTTGCATTGCTGACGTTCGTTGTCGTTTTAATTGACAAGCTCAAAAAATAA
- a CDS encoding phosphopantothenoylcysteine decarboxylase domain-containing protein — protein MKGKKIIITSGGCLEKWDQVRGHTNLAKGTIGRLLAEEAMEKGAHVIYLHGYFAEKPVATNVQLELHPFEGIIDLQNKMKSIMTHDKIDAVIMAAAGSDWIVEKICDQEGNVLNMNGKISSDIAPVIHFQKAPKILKQIKQWDPETLLVGFKLESDISEEELIQRASMRMKDAKANIMIANSSHSLHSRGAYHYVIGEDGYVQLCEGKDETAKEIIKRLAYLCSSRERSFSK, from the coding sequence ATGAAGGGGAAAAAGATAATAATTACAAGCGGTGGTTGTCTGGAAAAATGGGATCAAGTGCGCGGACATACAAATTTAGCAAAAGGAACAATCGGAAGGCTACTTGCAGAAGAAGCGATGGAAAAAGGAGCACATGTTATATATTTACATGGCTATTTTGCTGAAAAACCGGTCGCAACAAATGTACAATTAGAATTACATCCTTTTGAAGGAATTATCGATTTACAGAATAAAATGAAAAGCATTATGACCCATGACAAAATTGACGCTGTTATTATGGCTGCGGCTGGATCGGATTGGATTGTTGAAAAAATTTGTGATCAAGAAGGAAATGTACTTAACATGAACGGAAAGATTTCTAGTGATATAGCGCCAGTCATTCATTTTCAAAAAGCACCTAAAATATTAAAACAAATTAAACAATGGGATCCAGAAACGCTTTTAGTTGGATTTAAACTTGAAAGCGATATCAGTGAAGAGGAATTAATTCAGCGTGCCAGCATGAGAATGAAAGACGCAAAGGCCAATATAATGATTGCCAACTCATCGCATTCGTTACATTCACGCGGAGCTTATCATTATGTAATTGGAGAAGATGGCTATGTCCAGCTATGTGAGGGAAAAGATGAGACTGCCAAAGAGATTATAAAACGTCTAGCCTACTTATGTTCCTCTAGAGAAAGAAGCTTTAGTAAATAA
- a CDS encoding ABC transporter ATP-binding protein has translation MTVSIQGVTKSFVKSSGSVRVLEDIQLQINKGDFVTIIGPSGCGKSTLLKIVAGLDNDFIGEVFIDREQVTAPSMKQGFIFQEHRLFPWLTVEENIAADLSLRQLEVQRQVKEWIEVVRLKGFEKSYPKEISGGMSQRVAIARALLRNPNVLLLDEPFGALDAFTRTHLQDVLLNIWKQKKTTMILVTHDIDEAIYLSNRVVIMSHRPGTIKKVISNPLPYPRSKTSSLFQQFRTKVLKEFEYGELTTKSV, from the coding sequence GTGACAGTTTCCATTCAAGGCGTTACGAAATCTTTTGTGAAATCCTCTGGAAGTGTTCGAGTGTTAGAGGATATTCAGTTACAAATAAATAAAGGAGATTTTGTAACTATAATTGGCCCAAGCGGGTGTGGAAAAAGTACTTTATTAAAGATTGTAGCAGGGTTAGATAATGATTTTATTGGTGAAGTTTTTATTGATAGAGAACAAGTGACAGCACCAAGTATGAAACAAGGATTTATTTTTCAAGAGCATCGTTTGTTTCCATGGCTTACAGTTGAAGAAAATATTGCAGCTGATTTATCACTTAGACAATTAGAGGTACAAAGACAAGTGAAGGAATGGATTGAAGTCGTTCGACTCAAAGGATTTGAAAAGTCTTATCCAAAAGAGATATCCGGTGGTATGTCACAAAGAGTTGCCATTGCAAGAGCACTATTACGAAATCCCAATGTATTACTACTAGATGAACCATTTGGTGCGCTAGATGCATTCACGAGAACGCATCTACAAGATGTGTTACTAAATATTTGGAAGCAAAAGAAGACAACAATGATTTTAGTTACGCATGACATAGATGAAGCAATTTATCTTTCCAATCGGGTTGTCATTATGAGTCATAGACCTGGAACAATAAAGAAAGTGATCTCTAATCCATTACCATATCCACGGAGTAAGACTTCTTCATTATTCCAACAATTTCGAACGAAAGTTTTAAAAGAGTTTGAGTATGGAGAACTTACGACTAAAAGTGTGTAA